In Fibrobacter sp. UWB10, a single window of DNA contains:
- a CDS encoding MotA/TolQ/ExbB proton channel family protein, producing MKCEMWNVRCGVASLVLAASLATLAPLSYAQQNADIDAVKQRAALNSAKADLEEARKKRDMAVAARWKDRETANQERELFNEKYNESKEKVDALMSERARLFEDVRVAREDLAQVKLQAEKARAEYLSLAAGPERLETLAKFSEQGIPFKIAERVEVQNKVKKEMGLYRDDPLRIAQAVLNAAKNEMEFSREVQVENAELVFGNAVAQGGRMRLGGLYAMQMANAVDINGLHPAALMLPVAGEKKRVFSWQENLTPDTKSEISKAFVESKDSAYVMVPVDVLLSTELSSEMANHQETTWKDDLREFFKNGGLLMYPLSVLFALGLLIALWRFVWLSYRGFGSIAAHRVIKALKAGDIESARKLAVKTHGEVGRVLKTVLTKNYKDRESAERALEELFSAEVPKLDFGLNWISVFAAVAPLLGLLGTVMGMIELFDVITMHGTSDPKLLAGGISIALVTTETGLIVAIPLQLIHTFLVNRSEALRGRMEKAGLAVLNALWIKEK from the coding sequence ATGAAATGTGAAATGTGGAATGTGAGATGTGGAGTGGCTTCTCTCGTTTTGGCGGCCTCTCTTGCAACATTGGCTCCGCTCTCTTACGCTCAGCAGAATGCCGATATCGATGCCGTGAAGCAGCGTGCCGCGTTAAACAGCGCGAAGGCTGATTTGGAAGAAGCTCGCAAAAAGCGTGACATGGCCGTTGCTGCTCGCTGGAAGGACCGCGAAACGGCCAACCAGGAACGCGAACTCTTTAATGAAAAGTATAACGAAAGCAAGGAAAAGGTCGACGCCTTGATGTCGGAACGTGCACGTCTGTTCGAAGATGTGCGCGTTGCTCGCGAAGACTTGGCTCAGGTGAAGCTGCAGGCCGAAAAGGCTCGCGCCGAATACTTGTCGCTGGCTGCTGGCCCTGAACGCTTGGAAACGCTTGCGAAGTTCAGCGAACAGGGAATTCCGTTCAAGATTGCTGAACGTGTCGAAGTGCAGAACAAGGTCAAAAAGGAAATGGGCTTGTACAGGGACGATCCCTTGCGCATTGCTCAAGCAGTTCTGAATGCAGCCAAGAATGAAATGGAATTCTCTCGCGAAGTCCAGGTAGAAAATGCCGAACTTGTTTTCGGAAACGCAGTGGCACAAGGTGGTCGCATGCGCCTGGGCGGACTTTACGCGATGCAGATGGCTAACGCTGTCGATATCAACGGCTTGCATCCGGCTGCTTTGATGCTCCCGGTGGCTGGCGAAAAGAAGCGCGTGTTCAGCTGGCAAGAAAACTTGACTCCCGATACCAAGTCTGAAATCAGCAAGGCTTTTGTCGAATCGAAGGATTCCGCCTACGTGATGGTACCGGTCGATGTACTCTTGAGTACAGAACTTTCGTCTGAAATGGCGAACCACCAGGAAACCACCTGGAAAGACGACTTGAGGGAATTCTTTAAGAACGGTGGTCTTTTGATGTACCCGCTGTCTGTGCTCTTTGCGCTGGGTCTTTTGATTGCCTTGTGGCGCTTTGTGTGGCTCTCTTATAGGGGCTTTGGTTCTATTGCCGCACACCGTGTGATTAAGGCTCTGAAGGCGGGCGATATCGAATCTGCTCGCAAGCTTGCCGTAAAGACTCACGGCGAAGTCGGTCGCGTGCTCAAGACGGTGCTGACCAAGAATTACAAGGACCGCGAAAGTGCAGAACGCGCCCTCGAAGAACTTTTCTCTGCTGAAGTTCCCAAGCTGGATTTTGGTCTGAACTGGATTTCTGTGTTTGCGGCTGTGGCTCCGTTGCTTGGCCTTTTGGGTACGGTGATGGGAATGATTGAACTTTTCGACGTGATTACCATGCACGGTACCTCTGACCCGAAACTTTTGGCAGGCGGTATTTCGATTGCTCTTGTCACGACGGAAACGGGTTTGATTGTTGCCATTCCGTTGCAGCTGATTCACACGTTCCTGGTGAACCGTTCTGAAGCCTTGCGCGGTCGCATGGAAAAGGCCGGTCTTGCCGTGTTGAATGCTCTTTGGATTAAGGAAAAGTAG